The proteins below come from a single Pieris brassicae chromosome 1, ilPieBrab1.1, whole genome shotgun sequence genomic window:
- the LOC123712639 gene encoding protein maelstrom homolog, with protein MPKKPAKTAFYYFALDYKAEQAKKGIHLKNLPEAVEAASPVWTSAHPSVRAKYEAKAKAEKNKNKVPQKKYTAYGVPISEIIRQEQEQKQAEEYEKQDISNLVAINKISGGTPNIDIYLMDVNYYCKVKEDYLIGESTMLRFTLKDGLDEVYHEIINPGGIPMGYAYDVKLGAQEFGLELPDETKKPSNYMQILANIIEYLKKSNPSVDVLPPIFVMPDKVPIVSNFLSQMCRRAGEEESIFRVYRLDTLLYHLANVHETFKKQIPTEAIALSMLKKDLFLYTPQIGCDHHNSIDMTQECSKSRVTRQAFTIMDHCCYGFAIQLKLGKHLPADVDLEAIMEMKEKRQVDPIATVAKMGALTISCSSQASASPASSSASTPAPSQNKRVMTPLRRPVDIQYALQIAPDLDENFPPLSRSIGRGKSSGSINSQSKFK; from the exons ATGCCGAAAAAGccagcaaaaactgccttttACTACTTTGCTTTAGATTATAAAGCAGAACAAGCGAAAAAGGGAATCCATTTAAAGAACTTGCCGGAGGCGGTGGAAGCGGCATCACCAGTATGGACG TCTGCACACCCATCCGTCCGAGCAAAATATGAAGCAAAAGCGAAAGCAGAGAAGAACAAAAACAAAGTGcctcaaaaaaaatacacagctTATGGCGTCCCAATTTCTGAGATTATCAGACAAGAACAAGAGCAAAAACAGGCTGAAGAATATGAAAAACAAGATATAAGCAATCTGGTGGCAATTAACAAGATTTCTGGtg gTACACCAAACATAGATATTTATCTTATGGATGTGAATTATTATTGCAAAGTAAAGGAAGACTATTTAATTGGAGAAAGCACCATGTTAAGGTTCACTCTAAAGGATGGCTTAGATGAAGTATACCATGAGATCATTAATCCTG GTGGCATTCCAATGGGCTATGCATATGATGTTAAACTTGGTGCTCAAGAATTTGGATTAGAACTACCAGATGAGACAAAGAAACCGAGTAATTACATGCAAATTCTTGCCAATATCATTGAATACCTTAAGAAGAGCAACCCAAGTGTTGATGTTTTGCCTCCAATATTTGTGATGCCTGATAAAGTGCCTATTGTCTCCAATTTTTTGTCTCAAATGTGTAGACGGGCCg GGGAAGAGGAATCGATCTTCCGTGTGTACAGATTGGACACTTTACTATACCACTTAGCAAATGTCCATGAAACATTCAAGAAACAAATTCCAACAGAGGCCATTGCATTGAGTATGTTGAAGAAGGATTTGTTCTTGTACACACCGCAAATTGGATGCGAT cACCATAACAGTATAGATATGACCCAGGAATGTTCCAAGTCTCGCGTGACTCGTCAAGCGTTCACCATAATGGACCATTGCTGTTATGGATTTGCGATTCAGCTCAAACTGGGAAAGCATTTACCTGCTGACGTGGATTTGGAG gcaATAATGGAGATGAAAGAGAAAAGACAAGTTGATCCTATAGCTACAGTT GCGAAAATGGGTGCTCTGACTATAAGCTGTAGTTCGCAAGCATCTGCAAGTCCAGCGTCCAGCAGTGCCAGTACACCTGCACCCT CTCAAAACAAACGCGTCATGACTCCGTTACGCAGACCTGTTGATATAC AATACGCACTGCAAATTGCACCTGATTTGGATGAAAACTTTCCTCCTCTATCGAGATCAATAGGTCGTG GTAAGAGCAGTGGCTCCATCAACAGCCaaagtaaatttaagtaa